From the Solanum pennellii chromosome 4, SPENNV200 genome, one window contains:
- the LOC107015577 gene encoding HMG-Y-related protein A: MATEEHNPTLPSYPDMIMEAIDALNEEEGSNKSAIWKQIEATHGTLPPAHGTLLAHHLNQMKQAGQLVMLKNNYMKPNPNAPPRRGRGRPPKPKSSVPVPDGYPRPRGRPPKERDPYAPITVPMKKTSEGSSGGSGKKRGRPRKYPMTEDTPVVKPIGAPRGRGRPPKVKTPVAATVGA, from the exons ATGGCTACTGAAGAACATAATCCAACTTTGCCTAGTTATCCTGAT aTGATTATGGAAGCTATAGATGCGTTGAATGAAGAAGAAGGGTCGAATAAATCAGCTATATGGAAGCAAATTGAAGCGACTCATGGTACACTACCACCAGCGCATGGTACACTCCTTGCACATCATTTGAATCAAATGAAGCAAGCTGGGCAATTAGTTATGTTGAAGAACAACTACATGAAGCCAAATCCAAACGCGCCGCCGCGCCGTGGTAGAGGCCGTCCGCCGAAGCCGAAGAGTTCAGTTCCGGTACCGGATGGGTATCCTAGACCACGTGGAAGGCCACCGAAGGAGCGGGATCCGTACGCGCCGATAACGGTACCTATGAAGAAGACGAGTGAGGGTAGTTCTGGTGGAAGTGGGAAGAAACGTGGAAGGCCAAGGAAATATCCGATGACGGAGGATACGCCGGTGGTGAAGCCAATTGGTGCTCCGAGAGGAAGAGGAAGGCCGCCGAAGGTGAAAACTCCGGTAGCTGCAACTGTAGGGGCTTAA